In Nitrospira sp., a single genomic region encodes these proteins:
- a CDS encoding PAS domain S-box protein: protein MKFWSRSHSLQHKIITAIVMVGLLPLTILLVLTYLEERRALRETSGTSFKEVAVEAARRIEMHVSRGMNEAQQLATTPFLRTAVAEANRTYEGKDAQQIQEVIKDWQQRWKQRDKRSEFPLFINRIVTNYLIRWHDIRKADYVGILVTDVQGALVVSSIPQVEYFYGKTGWWQALVKSGTRQPYVGDIAFDPSFGTHVVVVAAPIIDDQQRTVIGAITILLRRDTLFHSIAEVSIGATGHAMLFSSDGVPLICPILSPEEHTVKPELIQTLQMLKAGWAVASDDSHGSRDALIGFAPVRFSDRLAPGSIGGKQWITVIRQDPRETFAPLADLVAKVLLYGLVVLAVLWGTGLVVARRIARPIKLLHEGARELGSGRLEQRLVLKTGDEIEGLAGAFNEMAENLQRSFGQVEQRVVEVRRLEEKYRDLIEHSPEMIYQLDRSGQFVHVNKTGLDKLGYHLDEMLAMKLWDLVPQGQATRVLQYLERLVSQGQTTMETVLLAKDGRPIDVEIHATALFDQERGGLVHSRAFVRDVTERHRLEQELQQYTSKLEQAVTERTKQLVASQARYKALFDLVADSVFMVDPSGTIVSVNKREEQALGYAEPYIVGRSILEVALEAYREPLRLWLDDINTGQQKAPTQEITVYNAAGVETPVEMDLIQVGTPDQLLVMVQLRDITDRKKLERQLQTYREELEIKVKERTREIEQTKQYLENLLENANDVIYTLDTDQRFTYVNSKVTVWGYRKDDLLGRPYLSLLSRRHRGRRLKNTLDIGAKQVYEVEVVTRLGEARTVTVSVSPLHGADGEILGVLGIARDMTETKRLEQQIRNSEKLASVGKLAAGVAHEINNPLAGILNCLYNLRKGALSPARQEEYWASMEDGVRRVQKIVRQLLDFSQQHDPEFSLTDINQVVERVLVLTNHLFASNRIVLETVLGSALPNLMIDRHMIEQVLMNLVLNAVQAMKGGGMLTIRTSVAEGVCLVEVSDTGSGIAPSVLPRIFDPFFTTKGEGEGTGLGLSVSLGIIERHGGKIHVESEVGRGTTFTLCLPLSRDRSLVERAL from the coding sequence CATGAACGAGGCGCAACAGCTGGCGACGACTCCCTTCCTGCGCACGGCGGTGGCGGAAGCCAATCGGACGTACGAGGGAAAGGACGCGCAACAGATCCAGGAGGTCATCAAGGATTGGCAGCAGCGGTGGAAGCAGCGGGACAAGCGGAGCGAATTTCCGCTCTTCATCAATCGAATCGTGACCAACTATCTGATCCGGTGGCACGACATCCGAAAAGCCGATTATGTGGGTATTCTGGTCACCGACGTGCAGGGGGCGCTGGTCGTCAGCTCCATTCCCCAGGTGGAGTACTTTTACGGCAAGACCGGCTGGTGGCAGGCCCTGGTGAAAAGCGGGACCCGTCAACCCTACGTCGGCGACATTGCCTTCGACCCTTCCTTCGGGACTCATGTCGTCGTCGTCGCAGCTCCCATCATTGACGATCAACAACGGACGGTCATCGGAGCCATTACGATTTTGTTGCGGCGGGATACCCTGTTCCATTCCATCGCCGAGGTCTCCATCGGCGCGACAGGGCACGCCATGTTGTTCAGTTCGGACGGCGTTCCGCTGATTTGCCCGATTCTCTCCCCGGAAGAGCATACCGTGAAACCCGAACTCATCCAGACGCTCCAGATGCTCAAGGCCGGCTGGGCCGTGGCGTCCGATGATTCTCATGGGAGCCGCGATGCCTTGATCGGATTCGCTCCTGTTCGGTTCAGTGATCGGCTCGCGCCCGGCAGCATCGGAGGGAAACAGTGGATTACCGTCATCCGCCAAGACCCAAGAGAAACCTTCGCCCCCCTCGCCGATCTTGTCGCCAAGGTTCTGCTGTACGGGTTGGTCGTGTTGGCGGTGCTGTGGGGAACGGGCTTAGTGGTGGCCAGGCGGATCGCCAGGCCGATTAAGCTGTTGCATGAGGGCGCGAGAGAACTCGGCAGCGGCCGCCTGGAACAGCGATTGGTACTGAAGACGGGAGACGAAATCGAAGGGTTGGCCGGCGCCTTCAATGAGATGGCCGAGAACCTACAACGGTCATTCGGTCAAGTCGAGCAGCGGGTAGTGGAAGTCCGCAGGCTGGAGGAAAAGTATCGCGACCTCATCGAGCACTCACCGGAGATGATCTATCAGTTGGATCGGAGCGGACAATTTGTTCACGTCAACAAGACGGGATTGGACAAGTTGGGTTATCACTTGGATGAAATGCTGGCGATGAAGCTCTGGGATCTGGTCCCGCAAGGGCAGGCTACCCGAGTGTTACAATACCTCGAACGGCTGGTTTCGCAGGGGCAGACGACGATGGAAACGGTCTTGTTGGCCAAGGACGGACGTCCGATCGATGTGGAGATCCATGCGACCGCCTTGTTCGATCAGGAGCGAGGCGGACTCGTGCATTCTCGTGCGTTCGTGCGCGACGTCACCGAACGGCACCGCCTTGAACAGGAGCTTCAACAATATACGTCGAAGCTCGAACAGGCCGTGACCGAACGCACCAAGCAGCTGGTTGCCTCTCAGGCCCGGTACAAGGCCCTCTTCGATCTCGTCGCCGACTCGGTGTTCATGGTGGACCCCAGCGGCACGATCGTCTCGGTCAACAAGCGCGAGGAGCAGGCGCTCGGGTATGCGGAGCCGTACATCGTCGGGCGCAGCATTTTGGAGGTTGCACTCGAGGCCTATCGAGAGCCTCTGCGACTGTGGCTGGACGACATCAACACGGGTCAGCAAAAGGCTCCCACCCAGGAGATCACGGTGTACAACGCCGCCGGCGTGGAAACTCCGGTAGAAATGGATCTGATTCAAGTCGGAACTCCCGATCAGCTGTTGGTCATGGTGCAATTGCGGGATATAACCGACAGAAAGAAACTTGAGCGGCAGCTGCAGACCTATCGGGAAGAGCTCGAAATCAAGGTCAAGGAGCGGACCAGGGAGATCGAACAGACCAAACAGTACTTGGAGAATCTGCTCGAGAATGCCAACGACGTGATCTATACGCTCGATACGGACCAACGGTTCACATATGTCAACAGCAAGGTCACCGTGTGGGGGTATCGGAAGGACGATCTGCTGGGACGGCCCTACCTGTCGCTGCTCTCGAGGCGACATCGGGGACGTCGGTTGAAGAACACACTGGACATCGGCGCGAAGCAAGTCTACGAAGTCGAGGTGGTGACCCGCTTGGGGGAGGCGCGCACGGTGACGGTCAGCGTGTCGCCGCTTCATGGGGCCGACGGCGAAATTCTCGGCGTGCTCGGCATCGCGCGAGATATGACGGAAACCAAGCGTCTCGAACAGCAGATCCGTAACTCTGAGAAGCTGGCTTCGGTGGGAAAATTGGCGGCCGGAGTGGCGCATGAAATCAACAATCCTCTCGCCGGAATTCTGAACTGTCTGTACAACCTGCGCAAAGGCGCGCTCTCGCCGGCCCGACAGGAGGAATACTGGGCGTCGATGGAGGACGGCGTGCGACGGGTGCAGAAGATCGTCCGGCAGTTGCTCGATTTTTCCCAGCAGCACGACCCGGAATTCAGCTTGACGGACATCAATCAGGTGGTCGAACGAGTCCTGGTGCTCACGAACCATCTGTTCGCGTCCAATCGCATCGTCTTGGAAACGGTGCTCGGTTCCGCGCTGCCGAATCTGATGATCGACCGGCATATGATTGAGCAGGTACTCATGAATCTGGTTCTCAACGCCGTCCAGGCGATGAAGGGCGGCGGGATGTTGACGATTCGCACCTCCGTCGCGGAAGGGGTGTGCCTGGTCGAGGTGTCTGATACGGGATCGGGAATCGCCCCGAGCGTGCTGCCTCGCATCTTTGACCCCTTCTTTACGACGAAAGGCGAGGGAGAGGGTACGGGACTGGGATTATCCGTCAGTTTGGGCATCATCGAGCGTCACGGAGGAAAAATACACGTAGAGAGTGAAGTGGGCAGGGGAACGACCTTCACGCTCTGCCTGCCCTTGTCGAGGGATCGCTCGCTCGTGGAAAGGGCGTTATGA
- a CDS encoding sigma-54 dependent transcriptional regulator, producing MKGLTILLVDDEPLMRLSMVDAMEAVGYEVRAAATGTEGIEVLRQKTFDLVITDLRLPGADGLAVLKATKETAPETEVVVITAHGSVETAVGAMKLGAFDYITKPFQMDELLLIVERVGRVVRLRRETEEFKEIPDDTFWFGGILGTSSRMRAVLDQVRTAAGSNSPILIMGESGTGKELLANAIHQNSPRNHHPLIKVSCGALSDAVLEAELFGYEKGAFAGASRQRRGRFELAHRGTVFLDEIGEIPLGIQDKLLRLLQERQFERVGGRESIEVDVRLVGATRVDLAQEVEKGRFREDLYRWLGAAQVVLPPLRQRSEDIMVIAEHLLQACSVRTNKKCNGLSPSARDLLLRYSFPGNVRELEKIIERGVASGRDHEMIQPADLCEFPSCPFTGGVPQESCGFCQEGLSAGGKAKDAPLTSLSAAREEFEKSHIMSVLGRVEGNRTAASKILGLSRKALLEKCRRYGIPSGKGEAEGEGET from the coding sequence ATGAAGGGGTTGACCATCTTGCTGGTGGACGACGAGCCGCTCATGCGTCTCTCGATGGTGGATGCCATGGAGGCCGTGGGGTACGAAGTTCGCGCGGCCGCTACAGGAACGGAAGGGATCGAGGTGCTCCGCCAGAAGACATTTGACCTCGTCATCACGGACTTGCGACTGCCAGGCGCCGACGGCTTGGCGGTTCTCAAGGCGACAAAGGAAACGGCGCCGGAGACCGAAGTCGTTGTCATCACCGCGCATGGATCGGTTGAAACCGCCGTAGGAGCCATGAAACTCGGCGCGTTCGACTACATCACCAAGCCGTTCCAGATGGATGAACTGCTGCTCATCGTCGAGCGGGTTGGACGGGTCGTCAGGCTTCGCCGTGAAACTGAGGAGTTCAAAGAGATTCCCGATGACACGTTCTGGTTCGGTGGAATCCTCGGGACCAGCAGCCGGATGCGGGCGGTATTGGACCAGGTCAGGACGGCGGCGGGGTCGAATTCGCCCATTCTGATTATGGGAGAAAGCGGAACAGGAAAGGAATTGCTCGCCAACGCTATTCACCAGAACAGCCCCCGCAATCATCATCCGTTGATCAAGGTCAGTTGCGGTGCGTTGTCGGACGCCGTGCTCGAGGCCGAGCTCTTCGGGTATGAAAAAGGCGCGTTCGCGGGAGCGTCTCGGCAGCGAAGAGGACGTTTCGAACTGGCGCACAGAGGGACAGTGTTTCTTGACGAGATCGGTGAGATCCCGCTCGGTATTCAGGACAAGTTGCTTCGGCTGCTGCAGGAACGACAATTCGAACGTGTGGGAGGCCGCGAGTCGATCGAGGTAGACGTCCGTCTCGTCGGAGCCACGCGCGTCGATCTGGCCCAGGAAGTCGAGAAGGGGCGCTTCCGCGAGGATCTGTATCGATGGCTCGGCGCGGCGCAGGTCGTCCTGCCTCCGCTGAGGCAGCGTTCGGAGGACATCATGGTCATCGCGGAGCACCTCCTCCAAGCCTGCTCGGTCCGGACGAACAAGAAGTGTAACGGCCTTTCACCTTCAGCTCGCGATCTCCTGCTGCGGTATTCATTTCCCGGCAACGTGCGGGAACTGGAAAAGATCATTGAACGGGGCGTGGCATCCGGTCGCGACCATGAGATGATCCAACCCGCCGATCTTTGCGAGTTTCCGTCTTGTCCGTTCACAGGAGGGGTGCCGCAGGAATCCTGCGGCTTCTGTCAGGAAGGACTATCGGCTGGGGGCAAGGCCAAAGATGCACCGCTCACGTCCCTGTCCGCCGCTCGGGAAGAGTTCGAGAAGAGCCACATTATGTCCGTGCTGGGGCGTGTCGAGGGTAACCGAACCGCCGCGTCAAAGATCCTCGGTCTCTCCCGTAAGGCCCTCTTGGAGAAATGCAGACGC